One Halalkalicoccus tibetensis genomic region harbors:
- the nasA gene encoding assimilatory nitrate reductase NasA, protein MSEPVPTTCMRCAVGCGHMQHGADRGYGLSGISGDPTHPVSQGLACGRGLRETSDPDGEWLTRPLIRKDGELVPTSWDTALEIATNALAEARERDPDRVAVLGSGQQTNEAAYLLGKLARGAIGTRNYDANTTLCMASAVTAYYDAFGSDAPPPTYDDIPEADVHLVWGANPAVAHPVLFRWLKNTDSELIVVDPVESETADHADTHVALEPGGDLALARAVLAHLVGTNRIDRGFVDEHTEGFEALLEGLPDADEAAAAAGVSLEQVEALAAAFEERTLVYWGMGINQSTQGTASAGALIDLCLASGNMGEGAGPFSLTGQANSMGTRVCSSKGTWPGHREFEDPKHREAVAETWDVPVDRLPDDPGPGPVGIGQAMAAGEADVCYTVATNPVAGLPDAARAREAFEDTFLIAQDAFETETTAVADVVLPAATWGESEGTTTNMERTVSRVRAATDLPGGVRQDLDIIAAIGRELAPEAFDRPPLSPRAVYDELRGLTHGTPADLSGIGYDRLETELAVRWPAPDDESAGGYRYRTDDGWAFETPSGKARFSSGQHAALPEPVDEEYPLTLTTARKADEYNTGVRTRSGPDEPPIARLHPETMAEANAHVRDGLLLVRSRRGAVTARTEIDERIPPGVVWLPIHHPAVNELTLPETDPRSDEPNYKQCAVALLAPSDPVGQPAAASSD, encoded by the coding sequence ATGAGCGAGCCGGTTCCGACTACCTGTATGCGGTGTGCGGTCGGCTGTGGACACATGCAACACGGCGCCGACCGCGGCTACGGGCTCTCGGGGATCAGCGGCGACCCGACCCATCCGGTGAGCCAGGGGCTCGCCTGCGGGCGCGGCCTGCGCGAGACGAGCGATCCCGACGGCGAGTGGCTCACCCGTCCGCTGATCCGCAAGGACGGCGAGCTGGTTCCGACGAGCTGGGACACCGCCCTGGAGATCGCCACCAACGCCCTCGCCGAGGCTCGCGAGCGCGACCCCGACCGGGTCGCGGTGCTGGGGAGCGGCCAGCAGACCAACGAGGCCGCCTACCTGCTCGGCAAGCTCGCCCGCGGCGCGATCGGCACCCGCAACTACGACGCCAACACCACGCTCTGTATGGCCAGCGCCGTCACCGCCTACTACGACGCCTTCGGCAGCGACGCCCCGCCGCCGACCTACGACGACATCCCCGAGGCCGACGTCCACCTCGTCTGGGGGGCCAACCCCGCCGTGGCCCATCCCGTCCTCTTCCGGTGGCTCAAGAACACCGACAGCGAGCTGATCGTCGTCGACCCCGTCGAGAGCGAGACCGCCGACCACGCCGATACGCACGTCGCCCTCGAACCGGGGGGCGACCTCGCGCTCGCGCGGGCCGTCCTCGCCCATCTGGTCGGGACCAACCGGATCGACCGGGGGTTCGTCGACGAGCACACCGAGGGGTTCGAGGCGCTCCTCGAGGGGCTGCCCGACGCCGACGAGGCGGCCGCGGCCGCCGGCGTCTCCCTCGAGCAGGTCGAGGCGCTCGCGGCGGCATTCGAGGAGCGAACGCTCGTCTACTGGGGGATGGGGATCAACCAGAGCACGCAGGGGACGGCCTCGGCGGGCGCGCTGATCGACCTCTGTCTCGCCTCGGGGAACATGGGCGAGGGCGCGGGCCCGTTCTCGCTGACGGGCCAGGCGAACTCGATGGGCACGCGGGTCTGCTCCTCGAAAGGGACGTGGCCCGGCCACCGCGAGTTCGAGGATCCGAAACACCGCGAGGCCGTCGCCGAGACCTGGGACGTCCCCGTCGACCGGCTGCCCGACGACCCGGGGCCCGGGCCCGTCGGGATCGGACAGGCGATGGCCGCCGGGGAGGCTGACGTCTGTTATACGGTCGCGACCAACCCCGTCGCGGGCCTGCCCGACGCGGCGCGGGCCCGCGAGGCGTTCGAGGACACGTTCCTGATCGCCCAGGACGCGTTCGAAACCGAGACGACCGCCGTCGCGGACGTCGTCCTGCCGGCGGCGACCTGGGGCGAATCGGAGGGGACGACGACGAACATGGAACGGACCGTCTCGCGGGTGCGTGCCGCGACCGACCTCCCGGGCGGGGTCAGACAGGACCTCGACATCATCGCCGCGATCGGCCGCGAGCTCGCCCCCGAGGCGTTCGATCGCCCGCCGCTCTCGCCGCGGGCGGTCTACGACGAGCTCCGCGGTCTCACCCACGGGACGCCCGCGGATCTCTCGGGGATCGGCTACGACCGTCTCGAGACCGAGCTCGCGGTGCGCTGGCCCGCCCCCGACGACGAGAGCGCGGGCGGCTATCGCTACCGCACCGACGACGGCTGGGCGTTCGAGACGCCCTCGGGGAAGGCACGGTTCTCCTCGGGCCAGCACGCTGCGCTCCCGGAGCCGGTCGACGAGGAGTACCCGCTGACGCTGACCACCGCACGGAAGGCCGACGAGTACAACACCGGCGTGCGGACCCGATCGGGACCGGACGAGCCGCCCATCGCCCGGCTGCACCCCGAGACGATGGCCGAGGCGAACGCACACGTCCGCGACGGACTCCTTCTCGTTCGCTCCCGGCGCGGGGCGGTCACCGCCCGCACCGAGATCGACGAGCGCATTCCTCCCGGCGTGGTCTGGCTGCCGATCCACCACCCGGCGGTCAACGAGCTGACGCTGCCCGAGACGGACCCGCGCTCGGACGAACCGAACTACAAGCAGTGTGCAGTCGCACTACTCGCGCCGTCGGACCCCGTCGGTCAGCCGGCCGCCGCCTCGAGCGATTAG
- a CDS encoding universal stress protein produces MYDDLLFPTDGSENAAVALEHAVSLADRYGATIHVLYVVNTNYSDIGATGETTIGTLRERGEETLREAEDRASAAGVDAVARIEEGDPYRTILEYAGENADLIVMGTRGRSGLDRYLLGSVTEKVVRTADVPVFTVRGGKR; encoded by the coding sequence ATGTACGACGACCTCCTGTTCCCGACCGACGGCAGCGAGAACGCGGCGGTTGCCCTCGAACACGCGGTGAGCCTGGCCGACCGGTACGGCGCCACGATCCACGTCCTCTACGTCGTGAACACGAATTACTCCGACATCGGGGCGACGGGGGAGACGACGATCGGTACCCTCCGCGAGCGCGGCGAGGAGACCCTCCGGGAGGCAGAGGACCGGGCGAGCGCGGCCGGCGTCGACGCCGTGGCCCGGATCGAGGAGGGGGACCCGTACCGGACGATACTCGAGTACGCCGGCGAGAACGCCGACCTGATCGTCATGGGCACCCGCGGCCGGAGCGGCCTCGACAGATACCTCCTCGGCAGCGTCACCGAGAAGGTCGTCCGCACGGCCGACGTCCCCGTCTTCACCGTCCGCGGCGGGAAACGGTAA
- a CDS encoding MFS transporter has translation MIDGKWKNLILATAMFNLGFVIWFSFAPFTGGIADEFGLSVAQLGIVSSAAVIAVPAGRILIGPLTDQYGAPTTAGVTLVVVGVFSIISAFATTYEVFTASRIVASLAGITFVIGIQHVAEWFEEENLGLAEGIFAGVGNAGAGLGAYFTLPRIFGENYADPLFASNWRAAFFYTGVLAIVLGVIYYVLGDAAKTEAKRQATKESTSVGQWLYISTRYGAVVLSVAYIMTFGLELAMNGWLGTYYREAFGQGDIVIAATFAATFSIAAGLLRPIGGYVSDVVARNEIELLPWFEGRYREQWTFATLVFVMLSMFGMTAAGLTGNIYVAVVAGFFVGLGCAFSEGAIFAQVPAMFPDSSGSVAGVVGGIGAIGGSTYPLIFSATFLPNLHLGYAVVALTMVPILVLSAWVFQPHIAEQATTGGWLVDEPDADGTVVMSGDD, from the coding sequence GTGATCGACGGCAAGTGGAAGAACCTGATCCTCGCGACGGCGATGTTCAACCTCGGGTTCGTGATCTGGTTCTCCTTCGCGCCCTTCACGGGCGGGATCGCCGACGAGTTCGGCCTCTCGGTGGCCCAGTTGGGGATCGTCTCGAGTGCGGCCGTCATCGCCGTCCCGGCCGGACGGATCCTGATCGGACCGTTGACCGACCAGTACGGCGCGCCGACGACGGCGGGAGTTACGCTGGTGGTCGTCGGGGTCTTCTCGATCATCAGCGCGTTCGCGACGACCTACGAGGTCTTTACGGCCTCGCGGATCGTCGCCTCCCTTGCGGGGATCACGTTCGTCATCGGCATCCAGCACGTCGCCGAGTGGTTCGAGGAGGAGAACCTCGGGCTCGCGGAGGGGATCTTCGCCGGGGTCGGCAACGCCGGCGCCGGGCTGGGCGCGTACTTCACGCTCCCGCGGATCTTCGGTGAGAACTACGCGGACCCCCTCTTCGCGTCGAACTGGCGGGCCGCGTTCTTCTACACCGGGGTGCTCGCGATCGTGCTGGGCGTGATCTACTACGTTCTCGGCGACGCGGCGAAGACGGAGGCTAAACGCCAGGCGACCAAGGAGAGCACGAGCGTCGGCCAGTGGCTCTACATCTCGACGCGTTACGGCGCGGTCGTGCTCTCGGTTGCCTACATCATGACCTTCGGGCTCGAGCTTGCGATGAACGGCTGGCTCGGCACCTACTACCGCGAGGCGTTCGGCCAGGGCGACATCGTGATCGCGGCGACGTTCGCGGCGACGTTCTCGATCGCCGCCGGGCTGCTCCGGCCGATCGGCGGCTACGTCAGCGACGTCGTGGCCCGCAACGAGATCGAGCTCCTGCCGTGGTTCGAGGGTCGCTACAGGGAGCAGTGGACGTTCGCGACCCTGGTGTTCGTGATGCTCTCGATGTTCGGGATGACCGCCGCCGGCCTGACCGGCAACATCTACGTCGCAGTCGTCGCCGGCTTCTTCGTCGGGCTGGGCTGTGCCTTTTCGGAAGGGGCGATCTTCGCACAGGTCCCCGCGATGTTCCCCGACAGCTCGGGCAGCGTCGCCGGGGTCGTCGGCGGGATCGGGGCGATCGGCGGGTCGACCTACCCGCTGATCTTCTCCGCCACCTTCCTGCCGAACCTCCATCTGGGCTACGCGGTCGTCGCGCTGACGATGGTGCCGATCCTCGTCCTCTCGGCCTGGGTGTTCCAGCCCCACATCGCCGAGCAGGCGACGACCGGCGGCTGGCTGGTCGACGAACCGGACGCCGACGGAACCGTCGTCATGAGCGGTGACGACTGA
- a CDS encoding ferredoxin--nitrite reductase codes for MAPEIEEWKDECYGEELRGKILEFAESGWESIPDEERKKWFSLFKHWGVFHQRDGQESYFMMRLQNAGGVLRPGQLRAIGEVARDYATGPAENPEFGNGFLDLTTRQSVQLHWIKLEDVPAIWEKLESVGVSSRSSGGDSMRNMAGCPVSGRDAEEFIDSRDLLERLNTELREDDSLADLPRKFNVSVTGCKEGCAQDSINDIGLEPAEKDVDGEPTKGYNVRVGGGLGGRQPREARPLDVFVTEDEAYDVVRGFVELYQEHGNRENRQKSRSRFFVDEWGTEKIRELLQDDYVDFELRTAGEDLREGYTYNAGTCRGGDHVGVHEQHDGKRYVGLSVPVGRLRAKEAIAIADCASEYGSGEVRLSRRQNPLIMDVPEEDLDALLSEPVLETHTPEPHPFQRGSIACTGTEFCPLALTETKARLAKTIRWLRDNCELPDDVEDIHIHYSGCTADCGQALTADIGLQGMRARKNGEMVEALDIGVGGGIGEDPSFIDWVHQRVPADEVPAVIKKLVEGYAAHREGGQSFREWVEATGTETLVELAEPEETTYDDPWMYDAKGSWYPFDEDESPAPTTADGTPISADD; via the coding sequence ATGGCGCCTGAGATCGAGGAGTGGAAGGACGAGTGCTACGGCGAGGAGCTGCGCGGGAAGATCCTCGAGTTCGCCGAGTCGGGCTGGGAGTCGATCCCCGACGAGGAGCGAAAGAAGTGGTTCTCGCTGTTCAAACACTGGGGGGTCTTCCACCAGCGCGACGGCCAGGAGAGCTACTTCATGATGCGCCTGCAGAACGCCGGTGGGGTCCTTCGCCCCGGCCAGCTCCGGGCGATCGGCGAGGTCGCCCGCGACTACGCGACCGGGCCCGCAGAGAACCCCGAGTTCGGCAACGGCTTTCTCGACCTGACCACGCGCCAGTCGGTCCAGCTCCACTGGATCAAGCTCGAGGACGTGCCCGCGATCTGGGAGAAGCTCGAATCCGTCGGCGTCTCCTCCCGATCGTCGGGGGGCGACTCGATGCGCAACATGGCCGGCTGTCCAGTCTCCGGGCGCGACGCCGAGGAGTTCATCGACTCGCGGGACCTGCTCGAGCGGCTGAACACCGAGCTGCGCGAGGACGACTCCCTCGCCGATCTTCCCCGGAAGTTCAACGTCAGCGTCACCGGCTGCAAGGAGGGCTGTGCGCAGGACTCGATCAACGACATCGGTCTCGAACCGGCCGAGAAGGACGTCGATGGTGAGCCGACGAAGGGCTACAACGTCCGGGTCGGCGGCGGGCTGGGCGGGCGCCAGCCCCGCGAGGCCCGCCCGCTCGACGTCTTCGTCACCGAGGACGAGGCCTACGACGTCGTCCGGGGCTTCGTCGAGCTCTATCAGGAGCACGGCAACCGCGAGAACCGCCAGAAATCGCGCTCGCGCTTCTTCGTCGACGAGTGGGGTACGGAGAAGATCCGCGAGCTCCTCCAGGACGATTACGTCGACTTCGAGCTCCGGACCGCGGGCGAGGATCTCCGGGAGGGCTACACCTACAACGCCGGCACCTGCCGCGGCGGCGACCACGTCGGCGTCCACGAACAGCACGACGGGAAGCGCTACGTCGGGCTGAGCGTCCCTGTCGGGCGGCTGCGCGCGAAGGAGGCGATCGCGATCGCCGACTGCGCGAGCGAGTACGGCTCGGGGGAAGTGCGCCTGAGCCGGCGGCAGAACCCGCTGATCATGGACGTCCCCGAGGAGGACCTCGACGCGCTGCTCTCCGAGCCCGTCCTCGAGACCCATACCCCCGAACCGCATCCGTTCCAGCGTGGCTCGATCGCGTGTACGGGCACGGAGTTCTGCCCGCTGGCGCTGACCGAGACGAAGGCCCGGCTCGCGAAGACGATCCGCTGGCTGCGGGACAACTGCGAGCTGCCCGACGACGTCGAGGACATCCACATCCACTACTCGGGCTGTACGGCCGACTGCGGGCAGGCGCTGACCGCCGACATCGGCCTGCAGGGGATGCGCGCGCGGAAGAACGGCGAGATGGTCGAGGCGCTCGACATCGGCGTCGGCGGCGGCATCGGGGAGGACCCCTCGTTCATCGACTGGGTCCACCAGCGCGTGCCCGCCGACGAGGTGCCTGCCGTGATCAAGAAGCTCGTCGAGGGCTACGCCGCCCACCGCGAGGGGGGCCAATCGTTCCGCGAATGGGTCGAGGCCACCGGAACCGAGACGCTCGTCGAGCTCGCCGAACCCGAGGAGACCACGTACGACGACCCCTGGATGTACGACGCGAAGGGCTCGTGGTACCCCTTCGACGAGGACGAGAGCCCCGCGCCCACGACCGCGGACGGCACGCCGATCTCCGCGGACGACTGA
- a CDS encoding ATP-dependent DNA helicase produces MQPARIESEFPAPSYRGNQREALSDIRRAFEAGNDVVLVRAPTGSGKSLLARAICGAARTVEEAEPKQATGAYYTTPQVSQLDDVAGDPLLSDLQVIRGKGNYTCILPGEETTPVNRAPCVRERGYDCSVKHRCPYFSDRAIASNRAIAAMTLAYFMQTAGSEVFRTRDVCVIDEAHGLAEWAEMYATIDLGPRTVPMWEELSVPEDPSVSRAARYAESLSQTCSHRKDDLLAQEELSPEEAAERDRLQELIGELDWFVKDFRDPDSPTTWTVDQGEGRSLAIKPMNPERYLSHTVWDRANRFALLSATILNKEAFCRGVGLDPDRVALVDVGHTFPVENRPLYDVTQGKMTYDERDETIPKVARVLVRIMAEHSTEKGIVHAHSYAIQDRLASLLSDFGVGDRVRTHDREDRDAALEAWKESEGADVFLSVKMEEALDLAGDLARWQVICKAPYLNTRDSRVAHRLERGQWAWYHRAALRTVIQACGRVVRSPDDYGATYLADSSLLDLFERARGDMPPWFTEQVDRMGSPELPSFESSAGTDRGDPGRPTGSRSGQSSRSAPSRSGGTSGGSGASGSKTSGSNHPLNDVWGDG; encoded by the coding sequence GTGCAGCCCGCCCGCATCGAGAGCGAGTTCCCCGCGCCCTCCTACCGCGGCAACCAGCGCGAGGCCCTCTCGGACATCCGCCGCGCCTTCGAGGCCGGCAACGACGTGGTGCTCGTGCGCGCGCCCACGGGCAGCGGCAAGTCGCTTCTAGCCCGCGCGATCTGCGGGGCCGCCCGGACGGTCGAGGAGGCGGAACCAAAGCAGGCCACCGGCGCGTACTACACCACTCCGCAAGTATCGCAGCTCGACGACGTGGCGGGCGACCCCCTCCTCTCGGACCTCCAGGTGATCCGCGGGAAGGGCAACTACACCTGCATCCTGCCCGGCGAGGAGACCACGCCCGTGAACCGCGCGCCCTGCGTCCGCGAGCGGGGCTACGACTGCTCGGTCAAACACCGCTGTCCGTACTTCTCCGATCGTGCGATCGCCTCCAACAGGGCGATCGCGGCGATGACGCTCGCCTACTTCATGCAGACCGCCGGCTCGGAGGTCTTCAGGACGCGCGACGTCTGCGTGATCGACGAGGCCCACGGGCTCGCCGAATGGGCCGAGATGTACGCGACGATCGACCTGGGGCCCCGAACCGTCCCGATGTGGGAGGAGCTCTCGGTCCCGGAGGACCCCTCGGTTTCGCGTGCGGCCCGCTACGCCGAGTCGCTCTCTCAGACGTGTAGCCACCGGAAGGACGACCTGCTCGCCCAGGAGGAACTCAGCCCCGAGGAGGCCGCAGAACGCGATCGCCTCCAGGAGCTGATCGGCGAGCTCGACTGGTTCGTGAAGGATTTCCGGGACCCCGACAGCCCAACGACGTGGACCGTCGACCAGGGCGAAGGGCGCTCCCTCGCGATCAAGCCGATGAACCCCGAGCGCTACCTCTCCCATACCGTTTGGGACCGCGCAAACCGCTTCGCCCTGCTCTCGGCGACGATCCTGAACAAGGAGGCGTTCTGCCGTGGCGTCGGCCTCGATCCCGACCGTGTCGCGCTAGTCGACGTCGGCCACACGTTCCCCGTGGAGAACCGCCCCCTGTACGACGTCACGCAGGGGAAGATGACCTACGACGAGCGCGACGAGACGATCCCGAAGGTCGCCCGCGTGCTCGTCCGGATCATGGCCGAGCACAGTACTGAAAAGGGGATCGTCCATGCCCACTCGTACGCGATCCAGGACCGCCTCGCCTCGTTGCTTTCGGACTTCGGCGTCGGCGACCGGGTGCGGACCCACGACCGCGAGGACCGCGACGCGGCCCTGGAGGCCTGGAAGGAGAGCGAGGGCGCGGACGTTTTCCTCTCGGTGAAGATGGAGGAAGCGCTCGATCTGGCGGGCGACCTGGCGCGCTGGCAGGTGATCTGTAAGGCACCCTATTTGAACACGCGCGACTCGCGGGTCGCCCATCGCCTCGAACGTGGTCAGTGGGCGTGGTACCACCGTGCCGCGCTGCGGACGGTGATCCAGGCCTGCGGGCGGGTCGTGCGCTCGCCCGACGACTACGGGGCGACCTATCTGGCGGACTCGAGCCTGCTCGACCTCTTCGAGCGCGCGCGAGGCGACATGCCCCCGTGGTTCACAGAACAGGTCGATCGGATGGGCTCGCCGGAGCTACCCTCCTTCGAGTCGAGCGCGGGGACCGACCGCGGCGACCCGGGTCGACCGACCGGATCGCGGTCTGGCCAGTCGTCCCGGTCGGCCCCCTCGCGATCCGGGGGAACGTCCGGCGGTTCGGGCGCATCGGGATCGAAAACGAGCGGGTCGAACCACCCGCTGAACGACGTCTGGGGCGACGGTTAG
- a CDS encoding class I SAM-dependent methyltransferase family protein, which yields MSDDPLAAIVPKPEGERAIAALREEGVYDESRTVREAGEGALALPVTHPPTETDVHEVIRQPEPEVRAPGLEDLLAEQGWSDAEIERVPGSWAVIGSVILVDLAGCPREAEVGGALLELHGGADTVLARGGISGEHREPSVRVVAGAGDTETIHTEHGTKYALDLARVMFSPGNKRERHRMGEIVEEGERVLDMFAGIGYFALPMARGGARVIAVERNPVAFRYLLENAVLNGVEDRIDAYRADCRDVEVEEGVDRVVMGYYDAAEPRVDGNGEADGSYEYLPSAFGALRDGGVLHMHEATPEAELWDRPVSRLREAAANAGRGVEILDTRRVKSHSAGVAHVVVDARVGRSG from the coding sequence ATGAGCGACGACCCGCTCGCGGCGATCGTCCCCAAACCCGAGGGCGAGCGGGCGATCGCCGCGCTCCGCGAGGAGGGAGTCTACGACGAGTCCCGGACGGTCCGCGAGGCGGGCGAGGGGGCGCTCGCCCTGCCCGTGACCCATCCCCCCACGGAAACCGATGTCCACGAGGTGATCCGCCAGCCCGAGCCCGAGGTACGCGCGCCCGGGTTGGAGGACCTGCTCGCCGAGCAGGGCTGGAGCGACGCGGAGATCGAACGGGTCCCCGGCTCGTGGGCCGTGATCGGGAGCGTGATCCTCGTGGATCTCGCGGGCTGTCCGCGCGAGGCGGAGGTCGGCGGGGCGCTGCTGGAGCTGCATGGCGGCGCGGACACCGTCCTCGCACGCGGGGGAATCTCGGGCGAGCACCGCGAGCCCTCGGTTCGGGTCGTGGCCGGCGCGGGCGACACCGAGACGATCCACACCGAACACGGGACGAAGTACGCGCTCGATCTCGCGCGGGTGATGTTCTCGCCGGGCAACAAGCGAGAGCGCCACCGGATGGGGGAGATAGTGGAGGAGGGCGAGCGCGTGCTGGACATGTTCGCCGGGATCGGCTACTTCGCGCTGCCGATGGCGCGCGGCGGCGCGCGCGTGATCGCGGTCGAACGAAACCCCGTCGCCTTTCGCTACCTGCTCGAGAACGCAGTGTTGAACGGCGTCGAGGACCGGATCGACGCCTACCGGGCGGACTGCCGGGACGTAGAGGTCGAGGAGGGAGTCGACCGGGTGGTGATGGGCTACTACGACGCCGCCGAGCCACGGGTCGACGGGAACGGGGAGGCGGACGGGTCCTACGAGTACCTCCCGAGCGCGTTCGGGGCGCTTCGCGACGGTGGCGTCCTTCACATGCACGAGGCGACCCCGGAGGCCGAGCTCTGGGACCGGCCCGTCTCGCGGCTCCGGGAGGCGGCGGCGAACGCCGGCAGGGGGGTCGAGATCCTCGATACGCGGCGGGTCAAGAGCCACAGCGCGGGGGTCGCCCACGTCGTCGTCGACGCGCGGGTCGGCCGTAGCGGTTAA
- a CDS encoding 60S ribosomal export protein NMD3, which translates to MSRSAFCPRCGDPVEGGDRPELPGAPAAGETGLCDACYFEDFELVDAPEKLTVRVCAQCGAVHRGNRWVDVGAEDYTDVAIDAVSESLGVHLDAESIAWQVEPEQVDQNTIRMHSFFTGVVRGEPIEEHVVVPTTIARETCTRCGRIAGSYYASVVQLRASDRTPTKEEREAAKEISHTVVEEMEATGDRDAFVTEITETDDGVDVKVSTTNIGKKISQRLVNRFGGGFESSETLVTEDEDGNEVYRVTYAVRLPPFTRGDVIDPEDGDGPVLVRSARGTVKGRRLATGGRYESGFEDGDSPDARRLGRIDDAQRTTLVSVEDERAVQVLDPETYESKTIPRPDFLETETGTVSVLKSRAGLHAVPEDGPE; encoded by the coding sequence ATGAGCCGATCAGCCTTCTGCCCTCGCTGTGGCGACCCCGTCGAGGGCGGCGATCGTCCGGAGCTGCCGGGCGCGCCCGCCGCCGGCGAGACGGGGCTCTGTGACGCCTGCTACTTCGAGGACTTCGAGCTCGTCGACGCGCCCGAGAAGCTGACGGTCCGGGTGTGTGCACAGTGTGGCGCCGTTCATCGGGGCAACCGCTGGGTCGACGTCGGCGCCGAGGACTACACCGACGTGGCGATCGACGCCGTCAGCGAGTCGCTGGGGGTACATCTCGACGCCGAGTCGATCGCCTGGCAGGTCGAGCCCGAACAGGTCGACCAGAACACGATCCGGATGCACTCCTTCTTTACCGGTGTGGTTCGCGGCGAGCCGATCGAGGAACACGTCGTCGTCCCGACCACGATCGCGCGCGAGACCTGCACGCGCTGTGGCCGGATCGCCGGCAGCTACTACGCGAGCGTCGTCCAGCTCCGCGCGAGCGACCGGACGCCCACGAAGGAGGAGCGCGAGGCCGCAAAGGAGATCTCCCATACCGTCGTCGAGGAGATGGAGGCGACGGGCGACCGGGACGCCTTCGTCACCGAGATCACCGAGACCGACGACGGCGTCGACGTGAAGGTCTCGACCACCAACATCGGCAAGAAGATCTCCCAGCGACTGGTCAACCGCTTCGGCGGGGGCTTCGAGAGCTCCGAGACGCTCGTCACCGAGGACGAGGACGGCAACGAGGTCTACCGGGTTACCTACGCGGTCCGTCTGCCGCCCTTCACCAGGGGCGACGTCATCGACCCCGAGGACGGCGACGGGCCGGTGCTGGTCAGGAGCGCACGGGGCACCGTGAAGGGCCGCCGGCTCGCGACCGGCGGGCGCTACGAGTCGGGCTTCGAGGACGGGGACTCGCCCGACGCGCGCCGGCTCGGCCGGATCGACGACGCCCAGCGAACGACCCTCGTCTCGGTCGAGGACGAGCGGGCGGTCCAGGTGCTCGACCCCGAGACCTACGAGTCGAAAACGATCCCCCGACCCGACTTCCTCGAGACGGAGACGGGAACCGTCTCGGTGCTGAAGAGCCGCGCCGGGCTGCACGCCGTCCCCGAGGACGGGCCGGAATGA
- a CDS encoding plastocyanin/azurin family copper-binding protein, translated as MCDSQLTGGRTERRQVLRALGARTVLVGLGTTASAGQEGPPAELISGDGIHPVFGFSALEADVEAPVGVDHTVEALIRPREGGEIPEFYFEPTGLAIEPGDTVRFDLTTPHRSVTAYHPAPGMTQRVPDGVPPFSSPVLAGGAYWLYTFEEEGVYDFHCGPHEAFGHVGRIVAGSATGPGATPVADVEPGELRGPIFTAATVLDDPALDPDCVLDRGRVSWDEIAPESKLPQLS; from the coding sequence ATGTGTGACAGCCAGTTGACTGGCGGGAGAACCGAACGGCGACAGGTGCTGCGGGCGCTCGGGGCGAGGACCGTGCTCGTGGGGCTGGGGACCACGGCATCGGCGGGCCAGGAGGGGCCCCCGGCCGAGCTGATCTCCGGCGACGGCATCCATCCGGTCTTCGGGTTCAGCGCGCTGGAGGCGGACGTCGAGGCGCCGGTCGGGGTCGATCACACGGTCGAGGCGCTGATCCGGCCCCGGGAGGGCGGGGAGATACCGGAGTTCTACTTCGAGCCGACGGGGCTGGCCATCGAGCCGGGCGACACCGTCCGGTTCGACCTCACGACGCCCCATCGCTCGGTGACGGCCTACCACCCGGCGCCGGGGATGACCCAGCGGGTCCCCGACGGCGTTCCGCCGTTCTCCTCGCCGGTGCTCGCGGGCGGGGCCTACTGGCTCTACACGTTCGAGGAGGAGGGGGTCTACGACTTCCACTGCGGGCCACACGAGGCGTTCGGCCACGTCGGACGGATCGTCGCCGGGTCGGCGACCGGACCGGGCGCGACGCCCGTCGCCGACGTCGAGCCGGGGGAGCTACGCGGGCCGATCTTCACCGCAGCGACGGTGCTCGACGACCCGGCGCTCGATCCCGACTGCGTCCTCGATCGCGGGCGGGTGAGCTGGGACGAGATCGCCCCGGAGAGCAAGCTGCCACAGCTCTCCTGA